The sequence atgacagtcgaaagatgcaattagtgctgttatcaatgttcttggtagcctataaccgcatttatggttttctacaaatacatcaataatcaaattggcctctatcactcaaccaatgctaacggtaacattattttacctactctaggctattgatataacttaagattaacgtagcctacctgcagcaaaaaccaagcatgtccgataaacattcgcagatttatttcggcttcaagaagaaatgggaattacaggtcatgcagaaatcatcctacccttattagacgttctcagcggtaaactacagtcttgtccttgtaggaagctagtgtctttccaacccactttagattaacttccaacaaaattacgtctcactgcaacgatgcgccatctggtggacaaacgactatgtgacgccaatactggaaatgcagccaaattattattatgatgaatatttggttttcctttaatcctactgaatttgtaattatgtatcggccgttgtaattgcagatactgatggtatgtgcgtatctgtgtgtgtatgtgtgtgtgtgtgtgtgtgtgtgcgtgtgtatatgtgtgcaccaccccaccatctacaggccaatgagtgtacagtcactaaatgtacacataacttaatttttttagacccccccatggatgaaattctacgaaacttggcatacccccagagaatgtcaggttaatcatacacataaaatttggtgcagttctgaacatcttaactgaagagaggggcgattaaagcagaatgatttTCATTTCCACCGGGGGGTggaaatcacaaatgagtgatttccgctaggttgatgtgggcccttgagaccaacataccataaaaatttcttcatcctcggtgccacggttcaggtagttatttaggaaaaactgcattttttgggtttcggggggcccagtgcggtgggggagtggcccccggggaccaaacgaaatttttccgtaaaagtctagtggggctacatacccaccaaatttcatgtgccccggtggttcggtgtcccgggtatggttgaccaaaaattcaggaagtagatgacgggggaaaaaaaaaaactttgacaatccctatatgatcGCTtggctagcggcggtcataattaaggATCATTAACATCAGTGAGGTCAGACACCAGGACACTGAAATGGGCTTATTGCAAAGTCTTTCCCCACCTGCAACTGCAGATTTTTGTTCCCAGCTCAGACCTGATGTGATGGTGATGTTCAAACCTGATGTGATGGTGATGTTTTAGATAAGTTAGTGTATCACTTCAGAATGATAATTGTATAATGCTTCCTTGCTCCTGTCAGAGGCTGAAAATGCACAGGCTATTTATGAAAACGTATGATTGTATGTGTCCAAATGCCAAATTAGATTACCAACAACAGAATTTTTATACAGTACATTATTAGTAATTGCTATTTAGATAGAGAAATAAACCGGTCTTTGCTGCAGATTTGCAGGACGCAGAGGTACCATTTCAAACCCTTATGGATACAGGTTATGGTTGTTACGGATACAGGTTACGGTTGTTATGGATACAGGTTACGGTTTTTATGGATACAGGTTACGGTTGTTATGGATACAGGTTGTGCTGCATACTCTCCTGCCTTCAGGCTAGTTGTTGCACCATTTTAAATACAACAAATATGTTGAAAACGAATGATATAAATGCATTTTAATGCAATAAAAACAATCGGGCAATATCGAGATCTGCAAAAGTTATTGTTGATAGGATAGTTTAATATATGGTAAGATAAGTCTAACATAATTATCGATTAACTACAGCTAGAGAAATCACAGAGGAACCAGAGTTACAGGAACCACAGCTAGAGGAACCAGAGTTACAGGAACCACAGCTAGAGGAACCAGAGTTTGGAAGtgctgtgtgtgattgtgcacgtgtgattatgtatgtatgtatgtaagtgcaagtgtgtgtgtgtgtgtgtgtgtgtgtgtgtgtgtaccttcaggAGCATGAAGATGAGTGCAGTTGAAGTAGCCCACCATCCTTTGATTCCCTTGGTCAGGAAGCTGTATTTGCacctgaagcacacacacacatacacacacacatagtcatttCTCCCCAGTTCCAATGGAACACGACAGTATATAGCAACAGAGCATGAATTGGTGAGTTCTTCTCATTAAGTGAGAGCCTGatcgtgtgtgtgcgcgcgccaatgtgtttgtgagcctactacagtatgtgtgatctaagtgcgtgtgtatgtgtgtgtttgaatgagtATGAGTGACTGTGTCTGTAAGTGtccgtgtctgtatgtgtaggagtgtgtgtatgtttctgtgtatgtctacatgagtgtgtgtgtgtgcgcgtgcatgagTGATTGTGTCTGCGTATGTCTCTGCttgtgcacaagtgtgtgtgtgtgtgcatgtgtatgtatgtgcatgaatgtgtgtgtgcatgattgaatgtgtttatgtacatgagtgtgtgtgtctgtatctaccGATACAGATATGAATGCAGATacgatgtgtgtgtacatgaatgtgtgtgtgcttacactTGTGcatgagtgtctgtctgtgtgtgtgtttgggtgtgtgtatgaatgtgtgtgtgtgtgtgtgtgtgtgtttgtgttgcatgaatgtgtctgtgtatgtgtgtgtgcatgagtgtgtgtgttagggctgcaCAGTTATCACAATCGCAGTCTGAACTGCAATTATCTAATCACAAAGCCTTCAAATACCCGTACACAGTTAATTTGGTTTCAATTATGATTATTATATTCAAGTCATCCTCCTTGACTGTGCCACTTCTGACTGGTAAGCATGCCTAGCACATGAGAAGCACCGCACTTTTGATTGGTGAGCTTCACAGTTAATCAGGAGAGTGGTGCTTCTCATGCACTAAGCAttctcaccaatcagaagtggcaGAACTTaagagacatttggaatattgaactgaatcaaTTCGCAATATTTGTCGCAATCtcaattagatattttccccaaattgtgtgtgtgcatgagtatgtgtgtctgtgtacacgagtgtgtgtgtaagcgtgcgTGAGCACCTTGACACACAGCAGTCCCTTGGCGGCAAGTGCGTCCTCCCCTCGTGCGTTGGGGAAGCAGTGGTACTGTGCGTCCAGCAGGGGGTGTTGGCTGGCCAGGAACAGGCCGCTGTTGAAGAACTTAAAGGAGCCGCAGCCGGGCGCGCACGCGTACATGCCCACGTCGTACAGCACGTGGCCATAGAGGGGCGCTAGTGAGCGCCGCAGAGTCTCCGCCGCACGCTTGTCAAACACCTCCTGCAAGCACAGCAGGTCCACGCCCGCAGGGAACATGGGCGACACCTCCATCGGAACGTCGGCATCCGCTCGCGTCGCCCCCGACCGGCCCAGAGCGCGGGGCGGGTGCCGTCGTTTGCTGCCAACGTCGCCGCCCATGTCCGAACCCACCACCCTGACATCTGGCAGGCTGGAGTTCTGGTTGCTGTTGGCGACGGGGTCGTCGTAGCAGGGCGCCATGACAGCTGAGCCGCTGCCGGGTGAGGGAGGCGTGGGGGCGACGTCCTCCTGCGGCGGGTTCTCCTCGGAGGAGGAAGTGGACGAGGGGTCAGCGGCGGCGGGGGGCGGGGCCTGAGTCTGCGTGGCGCCGTAGGAGCCCGGTGCATTGTGGGAGGTAAGCAGGCTGCTAGACGGGCTGAGGGTTCCGCAGCTGCTGGGCGAGTCCACGTAGATGCGGATGTGCGGCCGCGTGACGCCCTGCACGATGCTGCCCCCGATGGCCGCCGCGCGTCGCTGCGTCTCGCCCAGGTTGTTGAAGCGCGCCAGACTGTCCGGCAGCAGGCACAGGTTGGCCGTGGCGAAGCCCAGCGACACGCGTCCCGCGGCACGCCACGTGCCGTTGCGCTCGGCCCCGCGCAGCGTCGGCTCCCCCCGGTGGTAGCGGAAGGGCCGGCGGGCGGCCTGCAGCGGAGCCCAGAGCAGGAAGCCCAGCAGCGCCAGCGGCGCCCAGACGAGGAAGAGCgtgaggaagaggagtgagCCGAAGAACACGAGCAGCGGGTGCAGATAGCACTCCTGATCCCGCCGCGCACGGCGCTCACACGTCGTGGACTTGCAGCCCGCCAGCAGGCGGTCCAGGAACCAGAAGCTGGGGAACACCAGTGCCCATCCGACCGCGTGCAGACCGCTCACACACGTGCTGGAGAACGCAGACTCACGCAGCgccatgaccacacacacacacacacacaggaaatacacacacagataggggatacacagacacacacacacacacacacacacacacacacaccagtgaactctcctacatacacacacacatgattagAAGCCTaggcagaaaaacaaaacatgcacacactcatacacacaggggACAAACGCACACAGCAGGCACCCCTACATACATTCCCACACACAAGACCTCCAAATCACTCTCACATgaaacaccttcacacacacacacacaaacacacactcaacacactctTCTCCAGCTGGGTGGGTGGGTACCCATCAGGTCACCTGAAAAattcaaacacaccacacacacgtttatCTTGTGGCAGCTGCAGGAAGTattaaaatattaaatattCTGCATCATTTTCTCTGGCACTAGTTTGAATACCTACATCACTACATAACTAGAGTGGATCTAATcttcacacacataacacataatGTGTTGTTGCAGTAGCTATGTCTTTTCTTCTCCATGCTGGCGGACTCTGCTCTAGTGCCGCTCGTAGGCTACAACCATAAAACTGGACCATTTTAAAGCCCAAAATCTGACCACAAATTCCCCGCCCGCTGACGGACGGACTGACACAGATACAATATTAAGCGACCATGAAGTGGGTCACCGAGTCTCTCACCGTTAAAATCGAGCCATCCGAATATAACCAGCCAGCCATAGGGCAGCGGAACGCAGTCTAACTAtacactacatttaaacacagagaGCTGACCGTGCCTTGCCTTCCATTCATCCATGCGCCGTCCGGCGGGAACACCAGCGGGAATCCGAAGACAACGCAGTACAACCAGTCACCCTACTGCACAACGCTGGCAGTGTTCATCAGCCTACACAGTGCTGGCGTTCACTGATCAATACTCCAGCTTACATTTCCCGGCGGACTGGTGCTGAGAAACGCGACGCAGGCAGGCTGGTGTTCGGACAGCGCGTGTCCATGAGGGTGGATTGTTTGGGTTGGGACCGGCGCGGTCGTAGAGGGGGCACAAAGGCGGCGAATGTTGCTGTTCTGTGAGTTAATCCAGGCGCCACCATCTGCGCGCTCTAATCGCTCCGAGGCAACGGAAATTACAAATCTGAATTCAGCGCCGTTGCCGGGGTAAGCGGCCAGAAAAGAGGTCGATGTCGTGGTGCTGCCTGGTAACTCAAATTTAGAAAAAACGGCATAATTTTTGAAGCTAAGAAAGACTGATTATCGCCGGCGGATCAGACTGCAGCCGTGACATCCTCTGCGCTTTCTTCGCAGGGGATTGCTTGCAACGCCCCcaacacagagtgtgtgtgtgtgtgttacaaaatgcCAGTCCATGTTATGTATCAAAGCCGAGCAGACCGACTACCTGTTAGTGAGCGGCACAGTTCCACGGATGGCTGGCTGCGATCCATCTTACCCGGTAACGTCATATGCGGGTTTCAGTTAACTAAGTAGTGACGTGTCAGAAAGACTGACCACATGTTAAACACGGTGCGGAAATCTGGACGGGGTACAAACTCAACATCCTGTCCGGTTTACCCAATTTCAAGCGAGGGGTAACCGGGTAACGTTAGCAAGTTGGCACTCCCGCTCGCATTCTGTAGTTTGGGGGCTCTGGCTAGTAGCCTAGTCGGCTCAGTGCTAGTCGGTTAAGCTAACGTTAGTCAGAGGGTTAGCTGTTCCTCACAGCAGGCTGCAAACCGCTGTCAAAATGAAACTACATTAAACGAAACTAAATTCTGTGAAGGTGAAAACAAAAGGGGTCGGGCTAGATCAACctctaaaataataaaaaatgtgaAAGCACTTCTCGGCAGTTCGCTGCTTCCTGTCTGGCACCAGCCTCACCTGCGGGAACTTCTACCTGCCGTGTCCCAAACTGAGCTCACTGTCTCGCTACACTATTACCAAGTAACAGCCACGTTAGCTTAATGACTCCACATTTCTCAAATGTAGTCGATATTAAGTATTGTATATTGCAACTAATTGTGTGATGAACAACGTTTACGCGTCACGCAGTTAAAGTTTCTTGACAGGTTCACTTCTCTCACCTCCCGTGGCTCCAGCGGTTTCCTCCTTGGGTTTGACAGACAATTTACAGGCGCGGGGGCGCGCTGGTGCTCGTGCACGGAGCCGTAACTAAGCTTCTTGCCGAGAGCACATTAGGTAGTAGGCCTAACATTAAAGTGAAGGTCGGTGACAAGTTAAAGAGCTATGAATGTATGATTAGTAAttacctaataataataataattagttTACTTACAGCACATTTCCTGGAAATCAAAGACACTATAAGTGGTTTGAGATGAGGTTTTATCAGAATGGTTTCTACCCCCCTCTCACACCTGGCCATGCTacaaagggagtgagtgtgagtgagcaaAAGAATAAACACTGTTGGATcaggaatttgtgtgtgtgtctgagagagagggcaagagtgtgtgtaagtgtgaacagttatttcaacaGTTACAGTATATGCGCTAATGCATGTGTAAAAGTTTGATGTCTATGTGGGGGTGTAACCAGCACTGCTGGAAGATGTCTATCACTGAAACAGATGTGGCTATCCCAATAAAGGGTGTGGTTTTCACGAGAAGAGGTCTGGCCACCAAAGGAAGAGTCGTGGCTACCACAGGAAGAGGTGTGGCTACCACAGGAAAAGGGGTTTCCCATCCTGCTCGGCCAGGTAACAGAGGCAGGTGTGCAGCAGCAGGGCGTCCTTGAGCAGGGTGGAGGGCACCGTGTTGACCACCAGGCGCTGCAGGGACGCTGGGTTTCCATAGCAACTGTTCTGGGCGCTGCGTGGGTCCGGCCGCTGCCGCAGGATTCCGTAGGTGTTCACCATGAACTCAGCAAAGGACGCGTGGTGTCCGGCATTGTAGCCAAAACGGCCCAACCGCTCGAGCAGCGCATGGTACTGGCCCGTCAGACGCGTCCGCAGAGACTCGTCCACTTTACCACTCACAGGGTGGGTGCACACCTGCCAGgagagcacacagacacacaaacacacacacacacacagacacataaacacacataaaccctGTCATTCTAACAGAATAGACAGATCGGGCATAGTTAGAGTGTAACAGCTCGTTCTTTACGGCTTGGGAGTTACAGCTATAACTATTTGGGTGTTAATACTCCATCGAGTATAATACTATCGAGCCCTGTGGTCGGCCATTTTGGCCCTGAAAAAGAAATATATGTGTGCGGGCACAGTTTGGGACTACTTCAAGAACCTccatagagtgctgctgttcatTGGGTGCTTGACTGTGATGGGGGGGCCAGGGCTGGGTCAGCTATATAACAGAATTGTATGACCCAGACCAAAATGAACACCAGCAGGCCTCATTGTGTAGTAGAGATTACTAGCCTGGCACAGCCATCCCCACTACTATATCCACACTATTAACACTTGATTCCtggcacatatttgtttatctTTACTAGTGGTTTGCAAAAGTAGTAATCGAGTTTTAATTTGAAATACCACAGATATTccaattatttattttctaaTAAAAATAATATCAAAGCTGTCAAGGTAAGAAACATCTGCCTagttaagtaagtataagtatatactcttttgatcctgtgagggaaatttggtctctgcatttattccaatccgtgaattagtgaacacacagtgaggtgaagcacactaatcccagtgcagtgaggggttaggtgccttgctcaagggcacttcagccgttcctactggtcggggttcgaaccggcaaccctccggttacaagtccgaagtgctaaccagtaggccacggctgccactaGTTGAAGTGATTGACACTGGCAAAGATGAGTGAAAAATTATAAATTATAGGTAGGCCTgttgatattaataataatattaataataattgtgTGCAGCACTTAATAAAGATCAAATAAATAGGCCTGAGTTTGGCGAAGGAATACATTCTGTTGTGCAGCTAGTCCGCCTTTCATCCTCCAAATCCTATCTTCTCTTGCTTGCCCTCGCAAGCTAGCATACTCTTTGTGGCGGGTTTCGTGGTGACGACGCAGATTATATTCTTTGAAAACCACCACACTTTCTTTATACAATCTGCACGGTCCTTACactgaacaaaaaaataatcgtCCACTGTTCTTTGAAAACTCTGCACTCTATCAACTTTTCGTTTAACGCTAGCCATTTTGCTGTCCTGAACACTGACAGTTCTCTGCGCATGCATTGTCTGTCACTGCTTGATCTTGAGCATGTCGGGTGATGAAAATTCGGCAAATATAGTTAATTTTATAACTAAATATCAATTTTTAACTGAAAAAATCAACAAA is a genomic window of Alosa sapidissima isolate fAloSap1 chromosome 10, fAloSap1.pri, whole genome shotgun sequence containing:
- the smpd5 gene encoding sphingomyelin phosphodiesterase 5 — its product is MALRESAFSSTCVSGLHAVGWALVFPSFWFLDRLLAGCKSTTCERRARRDQECYLHPLLVFFGSLLFLTLFLVWAPLALLGFLLWAPLQAARRPFRYHRGEPTLRGAERNGTWRAAGRVSLGFATANLCLLPDSLARFNNLGETQRRAAAIGGSIVQGVTRPHIRIYVDSPSSCGTLSPSSSLLTSHNAPGSYGATQTQAPPPAAADPSSTSSSEENPPQEDVAPTPPSPGSGSAVMAPCYDDPVANSNQNSSLPDVRVVGSDMGGDVGSKRRHPPRALGRSGATRADADVPMEVSPMFPAGVDLLCLQEVFDKRAAETLRRSLAPLYGHVLYDVGMYACAPGCGSFKFFNSGLFLASQHPLLDAQYHCFPNARGEDALAAKGLLCVKVQIQLPDQGNQRMVGYFNCTHLHAPEGDGAVRYEQLNMVLKWIDEFQEAHSEEGEMVLFDVLCGDFNFDNCSPDDVLEQKHSVFNQYRDPCRVGPGQDKPWVIGTLLEQPTLYDEEVRTPDSLQRTLEREDLRKQYLSPPVAQGGAAVTCLEDGRPWIGRRLDYVLYRESTTAKNTHAEVEEFTYVTQLAGLTDHIPVGLRLGVCLPTDEP